The following coding sequences are from one Salvia hispanica cultivar TCC Black 2014 chromosome 3, UniMelb_Shisp_WGS_1.0, whole genome shotgun sequence window:
- the LOC125214135 gene encoding pre-mRNA-processing protein 40A-like: MANNPQSAGMQPRITGHIPPPNSLPPMSMQFRPMIPPPPSQPFGPMAPQQFQPGGQSNIGMPPHPPQLQYPQAVPPLPSQLPPPSQPPPPSQPPPPSQPPLPSQPPPQRAGLPGHSLPQGPPPPPQPDFQHNRVVMSASPAQLQFSNNYMQSYGGPRVPHMPYNLSSSSGGQQQMNVAPSVQHLPMSQTDTPNFPSGGQSWFPSGSQDMQSTMIMQQTVEPSSGEQAWFSTGNQNIKPLTPLQQNGEQNSAGQQWLPDGTHNTKFATPQLAEERSAGVVKNTMPGGPDLDEKASLDWREHTTREGKKYFYNKRTRISSWEKPLELMTPTERADASTDWREFTSPEGRRFYFNKVTKQSKWRMPDEVRSSRERMNTTLHEETPTVRDADSHASAALSASANEASTPNTNNLSVLPQEVVVSSPVSETPAVDPEHAVASELSITQEDTANLASDDTPLHAPQEIAASVVLSDTPAPTATPTAITSPMEMPDKSPQEAASSSIKTSGGVTEEENKTAVSGGINAPEWKKLEHVPVVYESKEEAKNAFKALLESANVGSDWTWDQAMRVIINDRRYGALRSLAERKQTFNEFVGQRKKQEAEERRFRQKKARQDFKKMLQEAKDLTSSTRWSKTISMFEKDERFQAIERAKDCEDIFEEHLEELKKKERAKALEEHKRHKSEYLEFLKSCDFIKASSQWRKVQHRVEADERCSRLEKIERLEIFQEYIRDLEQEEEEQRKLRMEEQRKAERKNRDEFRKLLEEHVANGILTANSRWREYSTKIKDAPAFLAISSNEAGSSSKDLFDDVIDDLEKQVVDVVYFPFMPLELFLYSSNFFEDSPRLLSKSHSMKSVSDINLKLIFDELMEFAKEKEDKEAKKHKRLTEDVYRFFFTSKEISSSSKWEDCKFLVEDRFVGEESFFEEIFNKVILDLKETKEKERKRKEEKAKKERKDKERREKSRRSKDRGSGSRKTKDRRKIDGTDSDGSDSYSLEETKSSRDRSRRHKKRHSDDTSFDDDEKDRQRSHRHNADSKKPKKAERQSSSGEAETHSQSKKQKRDHRDGSNKHTDNEEHKIREFGEDGEVQ, encoded by the exons ATGGCGAATAACCCCCAGTCTGCAGGAATGCAG CCTCGTATAACTGGTCACATTCCTCCTCCAAATTCTCTTCCACCCATGTCAATGCAA TTTCGTCCCATgattccaccaccaccatcacaGCCATTTGGTCCAATGGCTCCTCAGCAATTCCAGCCAGGTGGTCAGTCAAACATAGGGATGCCTCCTCATCCTCCCCAACTCCAGTATCCTCAAGCAGTGCCACCTCTACCATCTCAGCTACCTCCACCATCACAGCCGCCTCCACCATCACAGCCGCCTCCACCATCTCAGCCACCTCTGCCATCACAGCCACCGCCACAAAGAGCGGGTCTTCCAGGGCATAGTTTGCCTCAAggaccaccaccacctccacaGCCCGATTTCCAGCACAACAGAGTTGTGATGTCTGCTTCTCCCGCACAACTACAATTCTCTAATAATTACATGCAAAGTTATGGTGGTCCAAGAGTCCCTCATATGCCATACAAC ttatcatcatcatctggGGGTCAACAACAAATGAATGTAGCCCCTAGTGTTCAGCACCTACCAATGTCCCAAACAGATACGCCAAACTTCCCTTCTGGAGGACAATCTTGGTTTCCTTCTGGGAGTCAAGATATGCAATCAACTATGATTATGCAACAAACTGTGGAGCCAAGTTCTGGAGAACAAGCTTGGTTTTCAACTGGGAACCAGAACATAAAGCCTCTAACGCCTTTGCAGCAGAATGGGGAGCAAAACTCTGCAGGACAACAGTGGTTGCCAGATGGAACTCATAATACCAAATTTGCGACTCCTCAGTTGGCCGAGGAACGAAGTGCTGGAGTG GTGAAAAATACTATGCCTGGTGGCCCTGACCTGGATGAGAAAGCTTCTTTGGATTGGAGAGAACACACGACTCGTGAAGGGAAAAA ATACTTCTACAACAAAAGGACAAGGATTTCTTCATGGGAGAAGCCATTAGAGTTGATGACACCAACTGAG AGGGCTGATGCATCTACGGACTGGAGAGAATTTACTAGTCCTGAGGGGAGAAG GTTTTACTTCAATAAGGTGACTAAACAATCTAAATGGCGTATGCCAGATGAAGTCAGG TCATCTCGTGAGCGGATGAATACAACTCTGCATGAAGAAACACCCACAGTAAGAGATGCTGATTCACATGCTTCTGCTGCTCTTTCCGCCTCTGCAAATGAAGCATCAACTCCcaatacaaataatttatctGTGTTGCCCCAAGAAGTGGTGGTGTCAAGCCCTGTGTCGGAAACACCTGCTGTTGATCCTGAACATGCAGTGGCTTCTGAACTATCAATCACACAAGAGGACACTGCTAATTTAGCATCAGATGACACGCCGCTGCATGCTCCACAGGAAATTGCTGCATCAGTGGTTCTATCAGACACACCTGCACCTACTGCTACCCCCACTGCCATAACTTCGCCTAT GGAAATGCCAGATAAATCTCCTCAGGAGGCTGCATCTTCTTCCATAAAAACTTCTGGTGGGGTTACAGAG gaagaaaataaaactgcaGTGAGTGGAGGCATTAATGCACCCGAATGGAAAAAGCTAGAGCATGTCCCTGTGGTTTATGAGAGTAAAGAG GAGGCAAAGAATGCTTTTAAAGCTCTTTTGGAGTCTGCTAATGTTGGGTCTGACTGGACTTGGGACCAG GCCATGAGAGTGATAATAAATGACCGGAGATATGGTGCACTAAGGTCTCTTGCAGAGAGGAAGCAAACTTTCAATGAG TTTGTAGGGCAAAGGAAAAAACAGGAAGCTGAAGAGAGACGTTTTAGACAGAAGAAAGCAAGACaagatttcaagaaaatgtTACAG GAAGCTAAAGATTTGACATCATCGACGAGATGGAG CAAAACAATATCTATGTTTGAGAAAGACGAACGTTTTCAAGCTATTGAACGGGCTAAAGACTGCGAAGACATCTTTGAAGAGCATTTAGAGGAGCTTAAGAAAAAG GAACGAGCAAAGGCTTTGGAGGAGCATAAGCGTCATAAATCGGAATATTTGGAATTTCTAAAATCCTGTGACTTTATCAAG GCAAGTAGCCAATGGCGAAAAGTGCAACACCGTGTAGAAGCTGATGAGAGATGCTCACGCCTTGAAAAGATAGAGCGCCTGGAAATCTTCCAG GAATACATTAGAGATCTAGAGCAGGAAGAAGAGGAACAAAGAAAATTGCGAATG GAGGAACAGAGGAAAGCAGAGCGTAAAAATCGCGATGAGTTTCGGAAGCTACTGGAAGAACATGTAGCGAATGGCATTCTTACAGCCAATTCTCGTTGGCGAGAGTATAGCACAAAg ATTAAAGATGCTCCTGCATTTCTAGCTATATCTTCAAATGAAGCAGGCTCCTCTTCCAAAGATCTATTTGATGATGTTATAGATGACCTTGAGAAACAGGTAGTTGATGTAGtctattttccatttatgCCTTTGGAGCTGTTCTTGTattcttctaatttttttgaGGATTCACCTAGATTATTGagta AGAGTCACTCAATGAAATCTGTATCAGATATCAACCTGAAG CTCATATTTGATGAGCTAATGGAATTTGCCAAGGAGAAAGAGGATAAAGAAGCTAAGAAGCATAAGCGCCTCACGGAAGATGTTTATCGcttcttttttacttcaaaG GAAATATCATCATCTTCCAAGTGGGAGGACTGCAAATTTCTTGTTGAAGATAG GTTTGTTGGGGAAGAGAGCTTTTTTGAGgaaattttcaataaagtCATTCTTGATCTTAAAGAAACGAAGGAAAAGGAGCGAAAGCGGAAAGAGGAAAAG GCTAAAAAGgagagaaaagataaagagaggagggaaaaaagtagaagaagTAAAGACAGAGGAAGTGGTAGCAGAAAGACTAAAGACAGACGCAAGATTGATGGAACAGATAGCGACGGATCTGATTCGTATAGTCTAGAAGAGACAAAAAGTTCGAGGGACAGGAGCAGGAGGCATAAGAAGAGGCATTCAGATGACACGAGTTTCGATGATGACGAGAAAGACCGTCAGAGATCTCATAGACACAATGCTGATTCCAAAAAGCCGAAGAAG GCGGAAAGGCAATCGTCAAGTGGTGAAGCAGAAACGCACAGCCAAAGCAAGAAACAGAAGAGGGACCACAGGGATGGTTCAAATAAACATACTGATAACGAGGAACATAAAATCCGGGAATTTGGTGAGGATGGAGAAGTCCAGTAG